The following are from one region of the Kwoniella dendrophila CBS 6074 chromosome 6, complete sequence genome:
- a CDS encoding protein-L-isoaspartate O-methyltransferase, with protein MAWRSSGRTNSELINNMVKNELILSPQITEAMRKVDRKNYVPDPYYAYEDSPQQIGYGATISAPHMHAHACKNLLSFLPVANSPHTGAILDVGSGSGYLTAVLHHLAPDSLVVGIDHIQGLVDQSIKNLQKDGVPLAPGKDGKGGVIMLCGDGRKGSPEHAPFSIIHVGAAAPVIPQPLIDQLAKPGRMFIPVGEGSQDIWQIDKSESGQVTKTKLFGVMYVPLTDAAKQWRGEL; from the exons ATGGCTTGGAGATCAAGCGGAAGGACGAATTCCGAG CTAATCAACAACATGGTAAAAAATGAATTGATCCTTTCCCCTCAGATAACTGAA GCAATGCGAAAAGTTGACAGGAAGAACTATGTGCCGGATCCTTATTACGCATACGAAGATTCACCGCA ACAAATTGGATATGGGGCTACAATATCTGCTCCACACATGCATGCACATGCATGTAAAAAtctcttatctttcttaccGGTCGCTAATTCACCTCATACAGGAGCGATCTTAGATGTGGGAAGTGGATCAGGTTATC TCACTGCCGTCCTTCACCACTTAGCACCTGATTCCCTTGTAGTCGGTATCGATCATATACAAGGATTAGTTGATCAGTCAATCAAAAATTTACAAAAGGATGGTGTACCTCTTGCACCAGGGAAAGacggtaaaggtggtgtCATCATGTTATGTGGAGATGGAAGAAAAGGATCACCTGAACATGCTCCATTTAGCATTATACACGTTGGTGCGGCCGCTCCTGTTATTCCTCAACCACTCATTGATCAG CTGGCTAAACCTGGCAGAATGTTCATACCTGTTGGAGAGGGATCGCAAG ATATTTGgcaaattgataaatcgGAATCAGGACAAGTAACAAAGACAAAACTATTCGGCGTTATG TATGTTCCTCTTACTGACGCTGCAAAGCAATGGCGAGGGGAATTGTGA